The Christiangramia salexigens genome includes the window CCCGGCTTCTGCCGGCTATCTCTATAGCTGCTTCTGTAGTGATTGGTACTTTAAGAATATCTGCACTCCGTTCAACGATCCCCGAAAGCAATTCGGTAGTATAATATTGCAACCTGCTGGAGATCCCAAATCTTGCCCGCATAGGAGAAGTCAGCAATCCGGATCTCGTAGTTGCACCTATCAGAGTAAATGGATTAAGATTGATCTGAACCGTTCTTGCATTAGGACCCGTTTCTATCATAATATCAATACGATAGTCTTCCATCGCCGAATAAAGATATTCTTCAACTATAGGGCTCAGCCTGTGTATCTCATCGATAAAAAGGATATCCCTTTCATCCAGATTAGTAAGCAGGCCTGCAAGATCTCCAGGCTTATCCAATACGGGGCCGGAGGTTATCTTGATACCAACATTAAGTTCGTTGGCCAGAATATGAGCCAATGTGGTTTTCCCAAGTCCTGGAGGGCCATGAAAAAGCGTATGATCCAGGGCATCACCTCTAAGGTTGGCTGCCTGAACGAAGACCTGCAAATTCTCCAGCACCTGCTCCTGACCCGCAAAGTCATCAAAACTAAGCGGTCTTAGAGCTCTTTCTATATCAAATTCTTCAGGGGAAAAATTGTCTCCTGTAGCATCAAGGTTTTCGTTCATTATATCAGGAATTAATCAGGTTTAATATAAGAATTATTATATCAAAAACGGCCTGTAACGGCCAGACCAAAGATAATTAAAAAAGCCTCTTCCGTAGAGGAAAAGGCTTTTAGTATGATTAGGTATTTAAGGTCTTGCTTAATGATTAAGCTCCTCTTCATCCTTTTGCAAAGGCACGGTTTGAGGAACAAAATCCTGTCCTTTAATTACGTATTCACCGTTCTCATTCTCCTTAGAGTAATCGTAAGCCCAACGGTAAACAGATGGGATAGCTCCTGGCCAGTTTCCATGAATATGCTCTACCGGAGTAGTCCATTCCAAAGTATTAGACTTCCAAGGGTTTTG containing:
- the ruvB gene encoding Holliday junction branch migration DNA helicase RuvB, yielding MNENLDATGDNFSPEEFDIERALRPLSFDDFAGQEQVLENLQVFVQAANLRGDALDHTLFHGPPGLGKTTLAHILANELNVGIKITSGPVLDKPGDLAGLLTNLDERDILFIDEIHRLSPIVEEYLYSAMEDYRIDIMIETGPNARTVQINLNPFTLIGATTRSGLLTSPMRARFGISSRLQYYTTELLSGIVERSADILKVPITTEAAIEIAGRSRGTPRIANALLRRVRDFAQIKGNGKIDIEIAKFGLKALNVDAHGLDEMDNKILETIIDKFKGGPVGITTLATAVSESAETIEEVYEPFLIQQGFIYRTPRGREVTEHAYKHLGRIKGSTQGGLF